A genomic region of Arachis hypogaea cultivar Tifrunner chromosome 5, arahy.Tifrunner.gnm2.J5K5, whole genome shotgun sequence contains the following coding sequences:
- the LOC112802871 gene encoding uncharacterized protein isoform X2, whose protein sequence is MASTIISLWSLVAAILAFALAVQGTLECEKLNHETCAFAVSSAGKRCVLEKEVKRSGMEAYTCKTSEIEADEKLKDHIESEECIKSCGLDRKSFGISSDSLLESRFTQNLCSPHCYQACPNVVDLYFNLAAGEGVFLPKLCEAEGGNARRGMAEIKSSGIVAPAPDVRSVKFTAATPPQPFNALEFTAEPVASPAYPPY, encoded by the exons ATGGCCTCTACCATTATTAGCTTGTGGAGTTTGGTAGCTGCTATCCTTGCATTTGCTCTCGCAGTGCAAGGAACTTTAG AATGCGAGAAGCTGAACCATGAGACATGCGCGTTTGCGGTGTCATCGGCCGGAAAACGATGTGTGCTAGAGAAGGAGGTGAAGAGGTCAGGGATGGAAGCATACACATGCAAGACATCAGAGATTGAAGCTGATGAGAAGCTGAAGGATCACATTGAGAGTGAGGAATGCATCAAGTCATGTGGTTTGGACAGGAAGTCCTTTGGAATCTCATCAGATTCTCTTTTGGAATCTCGCTTCACTCAAAACCTTTGCTCACCTCATTGCTACCAAGCATGCCCTAATGTTGTTGACCTATACTTCAATCTTGCTGCTGGTGAAG GAGTGTTTCTTCCCAAGTTGTGTGAAGCAGAAGGGGGAAATGCACGGAGAGGAATGGCTGAGATCAAAAGCTCTGGTATTGTGGCACCTGCACCTGATGTTCGTTCAGTGAAGTTCACAGCTGCTACTCCTCCTCAACCTTTTAATGCTCTCGAGTTCACTGCTGAACCTGTGGCTTCCCCAGCATACCCTCCATACTAA
- the LOC112802871 gene encoding uncharacterized protein isoform X1, with amino-acid sequence MASTIISLWSLVAAILAFALAVQGTLGGIECEKLNHETCAFAVSSAGKRCVLEKEVKRSGMEAYTCKTSEIEADEKLKDHIESEECIKSCGLDRKSFGISSDSLLESRFTQNLCSPHCYQACPNVVDLYFNLAAGEGVFLPKLCEAEGGNARRGMAEIKSSGIVAPAPDVRSVKFTAATPPQPFNALEFTAEPVASPAYPPY; translated from the exons ATGGCCTCTACCATTATTAGCTTGTGGAGTTTGGTAGCTGCTATCCTTGCATTTGCTCTCGCAGTGCAAGGAACTTTAG GAGGTATAGAATGCGAGAAGCTGAACCATGAGACATGCGCGTTTGCGGTGTCATCGGCCGGAAAACGATGTGTGCTAGAGAAGGAGGTGAAGAGGTCAGGGATGGAAGCATACACATGCAAGACATCAGAGATTGAAGCTGATGAGAAGCTGAAGGATCACATTGAGAGTGAGGAATGCATCAAGTCATGTGGTTTGGACAGGAAGTCCTTTGGAATCTCATCAGATTCTCTTTTGGAATCTCGCTTCACTCAAAACCTTTGCTCACCTCATTGCTACCAAGCATGCCCTAATGTTGTTGACCTATACTTCAATCTTGCTGCTGGTGAAG GAGTGTTTCTTCCCAAGTTGTGTGAAGCAGAAGGGGGAAATGCACGGAGAGGAATGGCTGAGATCAAAAGCTCTGGTATTGTGGCACCTGCACCTGATGTTCGTTCAGTGAAGTTCACAGCTGCTACTCCTCCTCAACCTTTTAATGCTCTCGAGTTCACTGCTGAACCTGTGGCTTCCCCAGCATACCCTCCATACTAA